A stretch of the Perca fluviatilis chromosome 17, GENO_Pfluv_1.0, whole genome shotgun sequence genome encodes the following:
- the akna gene encoding microtubule organization protein AKNA isoform X1, with product METRKNTKAGVVFWTPAPVRTSPTSSVISEDVWKDEEEEPAENDDDFVSQMDDNGIIGLSEALEDVELGESCSDSDAECNPNFHPGPLTPEDADPSRHERDTPDELSYNLSEHLSHTESPGEDAQMLSPFEDLTGSLKARTVDEEVRQRKDEQGTECVPEWDKYLEGEEAGKRIDPKRKKNNNIGTSRELGTTNDLAESYIAKGDIEKISSTLSCGARLLAVEPATVSNHHCQISQPASPATALTFPLLRHFTAEELAAAPGIDAETFPEISLTESHPESHRSQTSLKSSPHPDVKLRASLQPVAMFSEEVMSNPDSGVSYEPIKASDKSNKSHKQPTPLPRKIRQLSPEETHSRTRSLSTAKAESLKFKQKNPNPDREPKTPIARNNAAEVNESRKEPLSYRIPDFSQVEPRVRFPKGGYKPPKSKHSFKRESQSPEPPFLFKSPADIVKEVLLNTTDRSPASSDSYKPPTSAPNSTVPQEFRGHQQATTLLDQLQEDYNRLLTKYAEAENTIDRLRLEAKDRSIENPQPRPRHCQHITGRAVNLYSDPPKPGYLQSGPNQNTLKFMMLDFPQAQRAENNSASLHPNGHSTHQRSPLVCPSTRSPDQQVGQQLANILYNQADKFLHQLQTFEGLLKGKKLKPFEQMKGLSQLAEGLDSLERGYLLARDEHKLLLQRGAEIGHFDPERELEGLIFQCGLRMEDLKEQVEQMQQEQPTCEAPPSPPPYPTPSSVPSEGGEILTYPQSPPVPLLVDPGKAAAGEVSSASEEEETLNSLYLKPLNNKHRHAEQDFATLMDHYQSFKELPKLLDHNQRSALRSDLQAGDEEKERQGHRTGNLEVQKGVPQRKAKSYYQDPPVLTSCPSCRASSQSTTLPVHPHRGRRTLEVGKSHSSSLSSLGEITSLEKRNCSRVLSQDGIISPETDSGFVCSESSRLTPAAAAHLHQRASESVSVSQEGNPGKPQIGPVSAPSPASAPSRSRMSTEPRRASQLSHDMLRRTRQGQRRRTFSCSPQRRVGQTEQTRADSGTSEFGLESDSSHTASADRQNDQYTESVNSLYNSSPSSSPVARNHHGDSLKALSSSQSANRNDAFQTLQGEVRRLRERLESCLRNKKPLSSARAAPLAHEYYTHHSTSTPRIRSGEQWSDVRRTVDEVEESTMRQTIRKRPLSAHRRKSQPDILTGSEPSTPQHLVSKCTQTSAAASDNHCSHTNAVQGRTNPRQHTGVSETADEFDSRARPAPLCPQCLSHHRGRSEMPVGGDGEPTHSSCYHNCSLFGRPEPYRSNTPDCHRVSDSPTHTSRQPVDRAARSRYFAAAAPPTLLQYMPVCQPPLLLYSSPLYVSPSNSTGTSGVRGHREVRGRTRRSLSVDKRRSVDTSLNRAIRAARHMKRTSGHMARSLATGAHYQQLLT from the exons ATGGAGACAAGAAAAAACACCAAAGCAGGGGTTGTTTTCTGGACCCCCGCCCCGGTCCGCACCTCACCAACCAGTTCTGTAATATCTGAGGATGTGTGgaaggatgaggaggaagaacCGGCAGAGAACGATGATGACTTTGTTAGCCAGATGGATGACAATGGCATCATTGGACTATCGGAAGCACTGGAGGATGTGGAGTTGGGGGAATCTTGTAGTGATTCAGATGCAGAATGCAATCCAAACTTTCACCCTGGACCCCTCACTCCAGAGGACGCAGACCCTAGTAGGCATGAGAGGGATACACCCGATGAGCTGAGTTACAACCTGAGTGAACATCTGTCCCACACCGAATCACCAGGAGAGGATGCACAAATGCTGTCACCAT ttgaAGACTTGACTGGTAGCTTAAAAGCACGGACAGTGGATGAGGAGGTGAGGCAGAGGAAAGACGAGCAGGGGACAGAGTGCGTCCCTGAGTGGGACAAATACTTGGAAGGAGAGGAAGCAGGGAAGAGGATTGACccgaagagaaagaaaaataacaacatTGGAACATCAAGAGAGCTTGGAACTACGAATGATTTGGCTGAGAGCTATATTGCCAAAGGAGATATTGAGAAGATCAGCTCTACGTTATCTTGTGGTGCTCGCCTTTTAGCCGTGGAACCCGCTACAGTCTCCAATCATCACTGCCAAATATCCCAGCCTGCCTCACCTGCCACAGCCCTCACTTTTCCCCTCCTTCGCCACTTCACTGCTGAGGAACTAGCGGCTGCTCCAGGGATTGACGCCGAAACCTTTCCAGAGATAAGCTTGACAGAAAGTCATCCAGAATCACACAGGAGCCAAACAAGCCTCAAGTCTAGTCCTCATCCTGATGTTAAGCTCAGGGCTTCTCTTCAGCCTGTGGCCATGTTTTCTGAAGAAGTTATGTCCAATCCTGACAGCGGAGTAAGTTATGAGCCTATAAAGGCATCAGATAAGTCAAATAAGTCTCATAAACAGCCTACTCCCTTACCAAGGAAGATTAGGCAGCTCTCTCCTGAAGAAACACATTCAAGGACGCGTTCCCTCAGCACAGCCAAGGCAGAATCCTTAAAATTCAAACAAAAGAACCCAAATCCTGACAGAGAGCCGAAGACACCCATAGCCAGGAATAACGCAGCTGAAGTGAATGAATCCAG AAAAGAGCCTCTAAGTTACCGCATACCAGACTTTTCCCAGGTGGAGCCCAGGGTCCGTTTCCCCAAAGGTGGTTACAAGCCCCCCAAGAGCAAACACTCTTTCAAGAGGGAGTCCCAGTCACCTGAGCCCCCCTTCCTGTTTAAATCCCCTGCTGACATTGTGAAAGAAGTCCTACTGAACACCACTGATAGATCTCCTGCCTCATCTGACTCTTACAAACCACCAACCAGTGCCCCCAACTCCACTGTGCCTCAGGAGTTCAGAGGCCACCAGCAGGCCACCACACTACTCGACCAACTACAG gaggactacaACAGACTGCTGACTAAGTACGCTGAGGCAGAAAACACCATTGATCGCCTGCGTCTGGAAGCCAAG gacaGATCTATAGAGAACCCACAGCCCAGGCCCAGACATTGTCAGCACATCACAGGCAGAGCA GTGAACCTGTACTCTGACCCACCAAAGCCCGGCTACTTGCAGTCAGGACCGAACCAGAACACTTTAAAGTTCATGATGCTGGATTTTCCCCAGGCTCAGAGAGCAGAGAACAACTCGGCCTCTCTTCATCCAAACGGACACAGCACTCATCAGA GAAGTCCATTGGTCTGTCCTTCCACAAGAAGCCCAGACCAGCAGGTGGGACAGCAACTGGCCAACATTCTCTACAATCAGGCCGACAAGTTCCTCCATCAG CTGCAGACTTTCGAGGGTCTCTTAAAGGGCAAAAAACTCAAACCTTTTGAACAGATGAAG GGCCTCTCGCAGCTTGCTGAGGGGCTCGACTCTTTAGAAAGGGGCTACCTGTTGGCAAGGGACGAGCACAAACTCCTGCTGCAGCGAGGGGCAGAAATTGGCCACTTTGACCCCGAACG GGAGCTGGAAGGGCTGATCTTTCAGTGTGGGCTGCGTATGGAGGATCTGAAGGAGCAGGTGGAACAGATGCAACAGGAGCAGCCCACCTGTGAGGCTCCTCCCTCTCCACCTCCTTACCCCACCCCTTCATCTGTCCCCTCTGAGGGGGGAGAAATTCTGACTTACCCACAG AGCCCACCTGTGCCTTTGCTGGTCGATCCAGGAAAGGCTGCAGCGGGGGAGGTGAGCTCAGCCAGTGAAGAAGAGGAAACTCTGAATTCTCTCTACCTCAAACCTCTGAataacaaacacagacatgctGAACAAGACTTTGCCACACTAATGGATCA CTACCAAAGCTTTAAGGAACTTCCCAAACTTTTAGACCATAACCAGAGGTCCGCCTTAAGAAGTGATCTGCAGGCTGGGgatgaggagaaagagagacagggtcACAGAACTGGAAACTTGGAAGTCCAGAAAGGTGTTCCACAGAG aaaagccaaaTCCTACTATCAGGACCCTCCTGTTCTCACCAGTTGTCCTTCATGCAGGGCCTCCAGCCAGTCCACCACGCTCCCCGTTCATCCTCACAGAGGCAGAAGGACGTTAGAGGTGGGAAAGTCCCACAGCAGCAGTCTGAGCAGTCTGGGAGAGATTACTTCATTGGAAAAGAGGAACTGCAGCAGAGTGCTCTCTCAG GACGGGATCATCTCTCCGGAGACGGACAGCGGGTTTGTCTGTTCGGAGAGCAGCCGTCTGACTCCGGCAGCAGCAGCTCATCTCCACCAGAGGGCTTCAGAGAG TGTTTCAGTGTCTCAGGAGGGGAACCCAGGGAAGCCTCAGATAGGGCCAGTCTCAGCACCGTCTCCTGCTTCTGCACCATCACGCAGCCGCATGTCTACGGAGCCCAGAAGGGCCTCCCAGCTCAGCCACGACATGCTGAGGAGAACCAGACAGGGGCAGAGGAGACGCACTTTCTCCTGCTCTCCACAGCGCCGCGTCGGTCAGACAGAACAAACCAGGGCCGACAGCGGAACCAGTGAGTTTGGGCTGGAGAGCGACAGCT CTCACACTGcatctgcagacagacagaatgacCAGTACACGGAATCTGTCAATTCCCTCTACAACTCCAGCCCAAGCTCCTCCCCCGTTGCACGGAATCACCATGGCGATTCTCTCAAAGCACTGAGCTCTAGTCAGTCGGCCAATCGCAA tgatgCATTCCAGACGCTGCAGGGCGAGGTGCGGAGACTGAGGGAGAGACTAGAAAGCTGTCTGAGAAATAAGAAGCCTCTGAGCTCTGCGAGAGCAGCTCCTTTGGCTCACGAGTACTACACTCACCACAGCACCTCCACACCTCGCATCAG GTCTGGGGAGCAATGGAGTGATGTCAGACGGACGGTCGATGAGGTTGAAGAGTCTACAATGAGACAAACAATCAGGAAGAGACCGCTTTCTGCACACAGACGAAAATCTCAACCTGATATCT TGACCGGTTCAGAGCCCTCTACACCTCAGCATCTGGTGTCCAAGTGTACTCAAACATCTGCTGCAGCATCAGACAACCACTGTTCGCACACAAATGCTGTCCAAGGCAGAACAAACCCCA ggCAGCATACCGGTGTGTCTGAAACAGCAGATGAATTTgacagcagagcgcgtccagCTCCTCTTTGTCCTCAGTGTTTGTCACACCACCGAGGGCGATCTGAAA tgccAGTTGGTGGTGACGGAGAGCCAACCCACTCCTCTTGCTATCATAACTGTTCTCTCTTTGGACGCCCTGAACCCTACAGAAGCAATACGCCAG ACTGTCACAGAGTCTCGGACTCCCCCACGCACACAAGTCGCCAACCAGTCGACAGAGCTGCGAGGAGCAGATACTTTgcagctgcagctcctcctACACTGCTGCAATACATGCCAGTGTGCCAGCCACCACTCCT
- the akna gene encoding microtubule organization protein AKNA isoform X5, which produces METRKNTKAGVVFWTPAPVRTSPTSSVISEDVWKDEEEEPAENDDDFVSQMDDNGIIGLSEALEDVELGESCSDSDAECNPNFHPGPLTPEDADPSRHERDTPDELSYNLSEHLSHTESPGEDAQMLSPFEDLTGSLKARTVDEEVRQRKDEQGTECVPEWDKYLEGEEAGKRIDPKRKKNNNIGTSRELGTTNDLAESYIAKGDIEKISSTLSCGARLLAVEPATVSNHHCQISQPASPATALTFPLLRHFTAEELAAAPGIDAETFPEISLTESHPESHRSQTSLKSSPHPDVKLRASLQPVAMFSEEVMSNPDSGVSYEPIKASDKSNKSHKQPTPLPRKIRQLSPEETHSRTRSLSTAKAESLKFKQKNPNPDREPKTPIARNNAAEVNESRKEPLSYRIPDFSQVEPRVRFPKGGYKPPKSKHSFKRESQSPEPPFLFKSPADIVKEVLLNTTDRSPASSDSYKPPTSAPNSTVPQEFRGHQQATTLLDQLQEDYNRLLTKYAEAENTIDRLRLEAKDRSIENPQPRPRHCQHITGRAVNLYSDPPKPGYLQSGPNQNTLKFMMLDFPQAQRAENNSASLHPNGHSTHQRSPLVCPSTRSPDQQVGQQLANILYNQADKFLHQLQTFEGLLKGKKLKPFEQMKGLSQLAEGLDSLERGYLLARDEHKLLLQRGAEIGHFDPERELEGLIFQCGLRMEDLKEQVEQMQQEQPTCEAPPSPPPYPTPSSVPSEGGEILTYPQSPPVPLLVDPGKAAAGEVSSASEEEETLNSLYLKPLNNKHRHAEQDFATLMDHYQSFKELPKLLDHNQRSALRSDLQAGDEEKERQGHRTGNLEVQKGVPQRKAKSYYQDPPVLTSCPSCRASSQSTTLPVHPHRGRRTLEVGKSHSSSLSSLGEITSLEKRNCSRVLSQDGIISPETDSGFVCSESSRLTPAAAAHLHQRASESVSVSQEGNPGKPQIGPVSAPSPASAPSRSRMSTEPRRASQLSHDMLRRTRQGQRRRTFSCSPQRRVGQTEQTRADSGTSEFGLESDSSHTASADRQNDQYTESVNSLYNSSPSSSPVARNHHGDSLKALSSSQSANRNDAFQTLQGEVRRLRERLESCLRNKKPLSSARAAPLAHEYYTHHSTSTPRIRSGEQWSDVRRTVDEVEESTMRQTIRKRPLSAHRRKSQPDILTGSEPSTPQHLVSKCTQTSAAASDNHCSHTNAVQGRTNPRQHTGVSETADEFDSRARPAPLCPQCLSHHRGRSEMPVGGDGEPTHSSCYHNCSLFGRPEPYRSNTPDCHRVSDSPTHTSRQPVDRAARSRYFAAAAPPTLLQYMPVCQPPLLHA; this is translated from the exons ATGGAGACAAGAAAAAACACCAAAGCAGGGGTTGTTTTCTGGACCCCCGCCCCGGTCCGCACCTCACCAACCAGTTCTGTAATATCTGAGGATGTGTGgaaggatgaggaggaagaacCGGCAGAGAACGATGATGACTTTGTTAGCCAGATGGATGACAATGGCATCATTGGACTATCGGAAGCACTGGAGGATGTGGAGTTGGGGGAATCTTGTAGTGATTCAGATGCAGAATGCAATCCAAACTTTCACCCTGGACCCCTCACTCCAGAGGACGCAGACCCTAGTAGGCATGAGAGGGATACACCCGATGAGCTGAGTTACAACCTGAGTGAACATCTGTCCCACACCGAATCACCAGGAGAGGATGCACAAATGCTGTCACCAT ttgaAGACTTGACTGGTAGCTTAAAAGCACGGACAGTGGATGAGGAGGTGAGGCAGAGGAAAGACGAGCAGGGGACAGAGTGCGTCCCTGAGTGGGACAAATACTTGGAAGGAGAGGAAGCAGGGAAGAGGATTGACccgaagagaaagaaaaataacaacatTGGAACATCAAGAGAGCTTGGAACTACGAATGATTTGGCTGAGAGCTATATTGCCAAAGGAGATATTGAGAAGATCAGCTCTACGTTATCTTGTGGTGCTCGCCTTTTAGCCGTGGAACCCGCTACAGTCTCCAATCATCACTGCCAAATATCCCAGCCTGCCTCACCTGCCACAGCCCTCACTTTTCCCCTCCTTCGCCACTTCACTGCTGAGGAACTAGCGGCTGCTCCAGGGATTGACGCCGAAACCTTTCCAGAGATAAGCTTGACAGAAAGTCATCCAGAATCACACAGGAGCCAAACAAGCCTCAAGTCTAGTCCTCATCCTGATGTTAAGCTCAGGGCTTCTCTTCAGCCTGTGGCCATGTTTTCTGAAGAAGTTATGTCCAATCCTGACAGCGGAGTAAGTTATGAGCCTATAAAGGCATCAGATAAGTCAAATAAGTCTCATAAACAGCCTACTCCCTTACCAAGGAAGATTAGGCAGCTCTCTCCTGAAGAAACACATTCAAGGACGCGTTCCCTCAGCACAGCCAAGGCAGAATCCTTAAAATTCAAACAAAAGAACCCAAATCCTGACAGAGAGCCGAAGACACCCATAGCCAGGAATAACGCAGCTGAAGTGAATGAATCCAG AAAAGAGCCTCTAAGTTACCGCATACCAGACTTTTCCCAGGTGGAGCCCAGGGTCCGTTTCCCCAAAGGTGGTTACAAGCCCCCCAAGAGCAAACACTCTTTCAAGAGGGAGTCCCAGTCACCTGAGCCCCCCTTCCTGTTTAAATCCCCTGCTGACATTGTGAAAGAAGTCCTACTGAACACCACTGATAGATCTCCTGCCTCATCTGACTCTTACAAACCACCAACCAGTGCCCCCAACTCCACTGTGCCTCAGGAGTTCAGAGGCCACCAGCAGGCCACCACACTACTCGACCAACTACAG gaggactacaACAGACTGCTGACTAAGTACGCTGAGGCAGAAAACACCATTGATCGCCTGCGTCTGGAAGCCAAG gacaGATCTATAGAGAACCCACAGCCCAGGCCCAGACATTGTCAGCACATCACAGGCAGAGCA GTGAACCTGTACTCTGACCCACCAAAGCCCGGCTACTTGCAGTCAGGACCGAACCAGAACACTTTAAAGTTCATGATGCTGGATTTTCCCCAGGCTCAGAGAGCAGAGAACAACTCGGCCTCTCTTCATCCAAACGGACACAGCACTCATCAGA GAAGTCCATTGGTCTGTCCTTCCACAAGAAGCCCAGACCAGCAGGTGGGACAGCAACTGGCCAACATTCTCTACAATCAGGCCGACAAGTTCCTCCATCAG CTGCAGACTTTCGAGGGTCTCTTAAAGGGCAAAAAACTCAAACCTTTTGAACAGATGAAG GGCCTCTCGCAGCTTGCTGAGGGGCTCGACTCTTTAGAAAGGGGCTACCTGTTGGCAAGGGACGAGCACAAACTCCTGCTGCAGCGAGGGGCAGAAATTGGCCACTTTGACCCCGAACG GGAGCTGGAAGGGCTGATCTTTCAGTGTGGGCTGCGTATGGAGGATCTGAAGGAGCAGGTGGAACAGATGCAACAGGAGCAGCCCACCTGTGAGGCTCCTCCCTCTCCACCTCCTTACCCCACCCCTTCATCTGTCCCCTCTGAGGGGGGAGAAATTCTGACTTACCCACAG AGCCCACCTGTGCCTTTGCTGGTCGATCCAGGAAAGGCTGCAGCGGGGGAGGTGAGCTCAGCCAGTGAAGAAGAGGAAACTCTGAATTCTCTCTACCTCAAACCTCTGAataacaaacacagacatgctGAACAAGACTTTGCCACACTAATGGATCA CTACCAAAGCTTTAAGGAACTTCCCAAACTTTTAGACCATAACCAGAGGTCCGCCTTAAGAAGTGATCTGCAGGCTGGGgatgaggagaaagagagacagggtcACAGAACTGGAAACTTGGAAGTCCAGAAAGGTGTTCCACAGAG aaaagccaaaTCCTACTATCAGGACCCTCCTGTTCTCACCAGTTGTCCTTCATGCAGGGCCTCCAGCCAGTCCACCACGCTCCCCGTTCATCCTCACAGAGGCAGAAGGACGTTAGAGGTGGGAAAGTCCCACAGCAGCAGTCTGAGCAGTCTGGGAGAGATTACTTCATTGGAAAAGAGGAACTGCAGCAGAGTGCTCTCTCAG GACGGGATCATCTCTCCGGAGACGGACAGCGGGTTTGTCTGTTCGGAGAGCAGCCGTCTGACTCCGGCAGCAGCAGCTCATCTCCACCAGAGGGCTTCAGAGAG TGTTTCAGTGTCTCAGGAGGGGAACCCAGGGAAGCCTCAGATAGGGCCAGTCTCAGCACCGTCTCCTGCTTCTGCACCATCACGCAGCCGCATGTCTACGGAGCCCAGAAGGGCCTCCCAGCTCAGCCACGACATGCTGAGGAGAACCAGACAGGGGCAGAGGAGACGCACTTTCTCCTGCTCTCCACAGCGCCGCGTCGGTCAGACAGAACAAACCAGGGCCGACAGCGGAACCAGTGAGTTTGGGCTGGAGAGCGACAGCT CTCACACTGcatctgcagacagacagaatgacCAGTACACGGAATCTGTCAATTCCCTCTACAACTCCAGCCCAAGCTCCTCCCCCGTTGCACGGAATCACCATGGCGATTCTCTCAAAGCACTGAGCTCTAGTCAGTCGGCCAATCGCAA tgatgCATTCCAGACGCTGCAGGGCGAGGTGCGGAGACTGAGGGAGAGACTAGAAAGCTGTCTGAGAAATAAGAAGCCTCTGAGCTCTGCGAGAGCAGCTCCTTTGGCTCACGAGTACTACACTCACCACAGCACCTCCACACCTCGCATCAG GTCTGGGGAGCAATGGAGTGATGTCAGACGGACGGTCGATGAGGTTGAAGAGTCTACAATGAGACAAACAATCAGGAAGAGACCGCTTTCTGCACACAGACGAAAATCTCAACCTGATATCT TGACCGGTTCAGAGCCCTCTACACCTCAGCATCTGGTGTCCAAGTGTACTCAAACATCTGCTGCAGCATCAGACAACCACTGTTCGCACACAAATGCTGTCCAAGGCAGAACAAACCCCA ggCAGCATACCGGTGTGTCTGAAACAGCAGATGAATTTgacagcagagcgcgtccagCTCCTCTTTGTCCTCAGTGTTTGTCACACCACCGAGGGCGATCTGAAA tgccAGTTGGTGGTGACGGAGAGCCAACCCACTCCTCTTGCTATCATAACTGTTCTCTCTTTGGACGCCCTGAACCCTACAGAAGCAATACGCCAG ACTGTCACAGAGTCTCGGACTCCCCCACGCACACAAGTCGCCAACCAGTCGACAGAGCTGCGAGGAGCAGATACTTTgcagctgcagctcctcctACACTGCTGCAATACATGCCAGTGTGCCAGCCACCACTCCT